The following proteins are co-located in the Flavobacteriales bacterium genome:
- a CDS encoding ATP-binding protein produces the protein MIKRIIITGGPCSGKTSIIEALKEREYYCFNEVSREIIQDMDIKTAFKNIDFEEAVFKKRKKDFLDAKPGVNFYDRSMLDNIAYLKNNKHSIPNHFIKACEEHRYHSKVFITIPWEEIYHKDNERLENFKDSILIFEALKQVYKEAGYNLVELPKLSVKERITRIINEI, from the coding sequence ATGATTAAAAGAATTATAATTACTGGTGGCCCTTGTAGTGGCAAAACAAGTATTATTGAAGCCTTGAAAGAGCGTGAGTATTATTGTTTTAATGAAGTATCAAGAGAAATAATACAAGACATGGATATCAAAACGGCATTTAAAAATATTGACTTTGAGGAAGCTGTTTTTAAAAAGAGAAAGAAAGATTTTCTAGACGCCAAACCAGGTGTTAATTTTTACGATAGAAGTATGCTAGACAACATAGCCTATCTAAAGAATAACAAACACTCTATTCCTAATCATTTTATCAAAGCTTGTGAAGAACATCGTTATCATTCAAAGGTATTTATAACCATTCCATGGGAAGAGATATACCATAAAGATAACGAAAGGTTAGAAAACTTTAAGGATTCTATTTTAATTTTCGAAGCATTAAAACAGGTCTATAAAGAAGCAGGGTATAATCTAGTAGAACTACCCAAGCTAAGTGTTAAAGAGCGCATAACACGCATCATCAATGAAATCTAA
- a CDS encoding RecQ family ATP-dependent DNA helicase, whose translation MLSPQEILKQYWGYDSFRSKQEEAIHSVLDAKDTLTLLPTGGGKSICFQVPALMMEGICIVISPLIALMNDQVTALKAKNIRALAITSGMSFSEVDIALDNCIHGNYKFLYLSPERLESEMVQQRLKKMNINLLAVDEAHCISEWGYNFRPSYLRIAEIREITNAPIIALTATATPLVTKDIQEKLKFTDDNIISTSFFREELSYVVLKQDDKDSKLIQILNRVKGTSIVYCRTRKETKRVHQLLSEYGISSHFYHAGLDVLDRASKQKQWQLNHVRVMVATNAFGMGIDKADVRLVIHNHLPFSLEAYFQEAGRAGRDRKLAYSILLYNDLDIHNLNKQISDHYPEIDVVRNVYQQMANFFGIAIGDGKHQEFQFHINEFCERYNLNQLQTYNVLKLLEKEDYIKLSEAIHQPSRVYIKVSHTELYQFQIANKQYDLLLKILLRSYGSLFDNFTKIQENIIAKRTQLTTQEVKDFLFKLEKMDILDYIPQNSNPKLLLLKTRVDSKHISLSKETIETRKANEEAKAASVIQYASNQYQCRSSVLQKYFGEENKERCNKCDVCLERNKLKINDQEFDDIMKAIEKLISQKPMYIDDIIMSIVEFREDKMVNVLQFLSDNGQIAFNDEQKLYWIY comes from the coding sequence ATGTTGAGCCCACAAGAAATTCTAAAACAATATTGGGGTTACGATTCTTTTCGAAGTAAACAAGAAGAAGCAATACATTCAGTTCTTGATGCAAAAGACACTCTAACCCTCCTACCAACAGGTGGTGGAAAATCTATTTGCTTCCAAGTACCCGCCCTCATGATGGAAGGAATTTGCATAGTAATTTCTCCACTCATTGCGCTTATGAACGATCAGGTGACAGCATTAAAAGCCAAAAATATTCGTGCTTTAGCTATCACCTCTGGAATGAGTTTTTCAGAAGTGGACATCGCCCTTGACAATTGCATACATGGAAACTATAAGTTTCTTTACTTATCTCCAGAAAGACTAGAAAGTGAGATGGTTCAACAACGCTTAAAGAAAATGAACATCAATCTTTTGGCAGTAGATGAAGCCCACTGTATCTCCGAATGGGGTTATAATTTCAGACCTTCTTATTTAAGAATTGCCGAAATTCGAGAAATTACAAACGCTCCAATAATTGCTCTCACTGCTACTGCAACGCCACTTGTTACTAAAGATATACAAGAGAAATTAAAATTTACCGACGATAATATTATCAGTACAAGTTTTTTTAGAGAAGAATTATCTTATGTCGTTCTAAAACAAGATGACAAAGACAGCAAACTCATTCAAATCCTCAATAGAGTCAAGGGAACATCTATTGTTTATTGTAGAACCCGTAAAGAAACTAAACGAGTTCATCAGTTACTTTCAGAGTATGGTATTAGCTCACACTTTTATCATGCAGGTTTAGATGTCTTAGATAGAGCCTCAAAACAAAAACAATGGCAACTAAACCACGTTAGAGTAATGGTAGCAACAAATGCCTTTGGAATGGGAATTGACAAAGCTGATGTGAGATTAGTTATTCATAACCATCTACCTTTTTCTTTAGAAGCTTATTTTCAAGAAGCAGGAAGAGCCGGAAGAGATAGAAAGCTAGCTTATTCCATATTGTTATATAATGACTTAGATATTCATAATTTAAATAAGCAAATCAGTGATCACTACCCAGAAATAGATGTTGTGAGAAACGTATACCAACAAATGGCTAATTTTTTTGGCATCGCTATTGGCGATGGTAAACATCAAGAATTTCAATTTCACATAAACGAATTCTGTGAACGCTATAATTTAAATCAACTACAAACATATAATGTCCTTAAACTATTAGAAAAGGAAGATTACATTAAGCTAAGCGAAGCAATACACCAACCGTCAAGGGTATATATTAAAGTTTCGCATACTGAACTCTATCAATTCCAAATTGCTAACAAACAGTATGATTTGCTTCTAAAAATCCTATTACGTTCTTACGGTTCTCTATTTGATAATTTCACAAAAATTCAAGAAAATATAATTGCTAAAAGAACCCAACTAACAACTCAAGAGGTAAAAGATTTTCTATTTAAACTAGAGAAAATGGATATCTTGGACTATATCCCTCAGAATAGCAATCCTAAACTTTTATTACTAAAAACTAGAGTCGATTCTAAACATATTAGTCTATCTAAAGAAACAATAGAAACTAGAAAAGCTAATGAAGAAGCAAAAGCTGCTTCAGTTATACAATATGCAAGCAATCAATATCAATGTAGAAGTAGTGTTTTGCAAAAATATTTTGGAGAAGAAAATAAAGAAAGGTGTAATAAATGCGATGTTTGTCTAGAGAGAAACAAGTTAAAAATAAACGATCAAGAATTTGATGATATTATGAAAGCCATCGAAAAGCTAATTAGCCAAAAACCTATGTACATAGACGATATTATAATGTCTATTGTAGAGTTTAGAGAAGATAAAATGGTAAACGTTCTTCAATTTTTAAGCGATAATGGACAAATAGCATTTAATGATGAACAAAAGCTATATTGGATTTACTAA
- the fmt gene encoding methionyl-tRNA formyltransferase yields the protein MSSQLRIVFMGTPDFATESLKRLVENNYNIVGVVTAPDRPAGRGQKIKFSSVKEYAVSQNLQVLQTEKLKNPQFIDELKNLEADLFVVVAFRMLPEIVWRLPAKGTFNLHGSLLPRYRGAAPINWAVINGDKETGVTTFFIEKDIDTGNIIFQEKLSISDKDTAGNIHDKLMHIGSELVCKTIDAIESNKAPNSPQLNETATHAPKIFKADCKVNWEENSVVIHNKIRGLSPYPTAWTSIDKDKTLKLFSSSYENANHNETIGKILISNNKEMKVAAKDGFVHIHELQLSGKKRMKTEDFLRGYNFEDIVLY from the coding sequence ATGAGTTCACAACTGAGAATTGTATTTATGGGAACGCCCGACTTCGCTACTGAGTCTCTAAAGCGATTGGTGGAAAACAACTATAATATTGTTGGTGTAGTAACTGCCCCAGACAGACCAGCTGGCAGAGGACAGAAAATTAAATTTTCTTCGGTAAAAGAGTATGCTGTTAGTCAAAACTTACAGGTTCTACAGACAGAAAAACTCAAAAACCCACAATTTATTGACGAACTAAAAAATCTTGAAGCTGATCTATTTGTTGTTGTTGCATTTAGAATGCTTCCCGAAATAGTCTGGAGATTACCTGCTAAAGGAACTTTTAATTTACACGGTTCATTATTGCCAAGATACAGAGGAGCAGCACCTATTAATTGGGCCGTAATAAATGGAGATAAAGAAACAGGCGTAACAACTTTTTTCATTGAAAAAGACATAGACACAGGCAATATCATTTTTCAAGAAAAATTAAGCATATCAGACAAAGACACGGCAGGCAACATTCACGACAAGTTAATGCATATAGGAAGTGAATTGGTGTGCAAAACTATAGATGCAATTGAAAGTAATAAGGCCCCAAATAGTCCACAGCTTAATGAAACGGCAACACATGCGCCAAAAATATTTAAAGCAGATTGTAAAGTAAATTGGGAAGAAAATAGCGTAGTCATTCACAATAAAATCAGAGGATTATCGCCATACCCAACAGCCTGGACTAGTATAGACAAAGACAAAACCTTAAAGTTGTTTAGTTCTAGTTATGAAAACGCTAATCATAATGAAACTATTGGTAAAATTCTTATAAGTAATAATAAGGAAATGAAAGTTGCCGCTAAAGATGGTTTTGTTCATATTCATGAATTACAGCTATCAGGAAAAAAAAGGATGAAAACAGAAGATTTTTTACGTGGTTATAATTTTGAAGATATCGTTTTGTACTAA
- a CDS encoding RNA methyltransferase → MKTLIEHFLKCITDERKALFEELIRKRTKYLTVVLENIYQPLNASAVLRSCDCFGIQDIHVIENYNEFKPDTEVAMGASNWLTINRYDDKKDNTLECIQSLKKQGYRIVATSPHDSKTSLKDFDLSKGKTALFFGTEVEGLSYTVLEQADEHLHIPMYGFTESFNLSVSAAICFYEMRMKMEKENINWKMNEDEKDQVLLNWLRYSIDRSDIVEEDFLRNRS, encoded by the coding sequence ATGAAAACTCTAATTGAACATTTTTTAAAATGTATTACAGATGAGCGCAAAGCACTTTTTGAAGAGCTTATCCGAAAACGAACAAAATACCTTACAGTAGTTTTAGAAAATATTTATCAACCTTTAAATGCAAGTGCGGTCTTACGCTCTTGCGATTGCTTTGGAATTCAAGATATTCACGTCATAGAAAACTATAACGAATTCAAACCCGATACGGAAGTAGCAATGGGTGCTTCCAACTGGCTAACAATTAATCGTTATGATGATAAAAAAGACAATACCTTAGAGTGCATACAATCACTAAAAAAACAAGGCTATAGGATTGTAGCCACTAGCCCCCATGATTCAAAAACTAGTTTAAAAGATTTTGATTTATCCAAAGGAAAAACAGCGCTGTTTTTCGGTACCGAAGTAGAAGGCCTTAGCTATACTGTGTTAGAACAAGCTGACGAGCATTTACACATACCAATGTATGGATTTACTGAAAGTTTCAACCTCTCTGTTTCTGCAGCGATATGTTTTTATGAAATGCGAATGAAAATGGAAAAAGAAAACATCAATTGGAAGATGAATGAAGATGAGAAAGATCAAGTTCTACTTAACTGGCTCCGTTACAGCATTGATCGTTCCGATATTGTCGAGGAAGATTTTTTAAGAAATCGATCTTAA
- the pdxH gene encoding pyridoxamine 5'-phosphate oxidase — MKNIKDLRIDYRKSELDIQDLSDEPILLFQKWLSEVVNLSIDANAFVLSTVNPEGIPSSRVLLLKDVSENGFSFFTNYSSRKSKEIENNPNVCMNFFWKNFERQVRVTGIISKLSDQESEEYFNSRPYESRIGAWCSPQSKVIESRDVLENKFEELKKKYPNEVPRPQNWGGYTISPTQIEFWQGRASRLHDRFLYSKEGENWRIERLAP, encoded by the coding sequence ATGAAAAACATTAAAGACCTTAGAATAGACTATCGTAAAAGTGAATTAGATATTCAAGACTTATCGGATGAGCCAATTTTACTTTTCCAAAAGTGGTTATCTGAAGTAGTTAATTTGTCGATTGATGCTAATGCTTTTGTATTATCTACTGTTAATCCTGAAGGTATTCCAAGCTCTAGGGTATTGCTTCTAAAAGATGTTTCAGAAAATGGGTTTAGTTTTTTTACCAATTACTCAAGCCGTAAGTCAAAAGAAATAGAAAACAATCCTAATGTTTGTATGAATTTCTTTTGGAAAAATTTTGAACGTCAAGTTAGAGTCACAGGAATCATCAGTAAATTATCTGATCAAGAGTCAGAGGAATATTTTAACAGTCGCCCTTATGAAAGTAGGATAGGAGCGTGGTGCTCACCACAAAGTAAAGTCATTGAGTCAAGAGATGTTTTAGAAAATAAATTCGAAGAATTAAAAAAGAAGTACCCTAATGAAGTGCCTCGTCCACAAAATTGGGGCGGCTATACTATTTCCCCCACTCAAATAGAGTTTTGGCAGGGTAGAGCTAGTCGATTGCACGATAGATTTTTATACAGTAAGGAAGGTGAAAATTGGAGGATAGAGCGGTTAGCGCCTTAA
- a CDS encoding 4-hydroxy-3-methylbut-2-enyl diphosphate reductase, whose product MKKFEVPDFYRSNLIGAIKNQRKELDPKKKDFSPTIVDFGPVQIHLARHFGFCYGVENAIEISYRAIEENPNKNIYLLSQMIHNPIVNEDLLSRGLRFIMDTQGNQLIDWEEINSNDVVITPAFGTTIETKEILEKKNIKLETYDTTCPFVTRVWKKADSIGNDNYSIIIHGKHNHEETKATFSHSYQNAPSLIIKDLEEAKILVDFIEGNRSEQEFYSVFEGKYSKGFDLKKDLEKIGVVNQTTMLASETEEISNFLKQFIIQKRGQENYKDYFADTRDTLCYATNENQKATYGLLEVPADLAIVVGGYNSSNTSHLVELCEEVLPTYFIKSEEEIFSKDLIRHFNYNDKSILETANFLPQKDKLKIILTSGASCPDAVVDRVLQKLLSYFENKKSIEEVLADISQS is encoded by the coding sequence ATGAAAAAATTCGAAGTACCTGATTTTTATCGATCCAATCTTATTGGAGCTATCAAAAACCAACGAAAAGAACTTGACCCTAAGAAGAAGGATTTTTCTCCTACAATTGTTGATTTTGGTCCTGTTCAAATCCATTTAGCACGTCACTTTGGCTTTTGCTATGGTGTGGAAAATGCTATTGAGATATCTTATAGAGCTATTGAGGAGAATCCTAATAAGAATATATATCTTCTTAGTCAGATGATTCACAATCCTATTGTAAACGAAGATTTGCTTTCTCGTGGATTAAGATTTATTATGGATACGCAAGGCAACCAACTGATAGATTGGGAGGAGATAAATTCCAATGACGTAGTGATAACACCTGCCTTTGGAACCACTATAGAAACAAAAGAAATACTAGAGAAAAAGAATATTAAACTAGAAACGTACGATACGACCTGTCCGTTTGTAACTCGTGTATGGAAGAAAGCTGATAGTATTGGCAATGATAACTATTCGATTATTATTCATGGTAAACATAACCACGAAGAAACTAAAGCAACTTTTTCTCATTCTTATCAAAATGCACCGTCTCTAATCATTAAGGACTTAGAAGAAGCTAAAATTTTAGTAGATTTTATTGAAGGTAATAGATCTGAACAAGAGTTTTATTCTGTATTTGAAGGTAAATACTCTAAAGGCTTTGATTTGAAAAAAGATTTAGAAAAAATTGGGGTTGTCAATCAAACAACAATGTTAGCTAGTGAAACTGAAGAAATTTCAAATTTCCTGAAGCAGTTCATTATCCAAAAAAGAGGCCAAGAAAATTACAAAGATTATTTTGCTGACACCAGAGATACGCTTTGTTATGCTACAAACGAAAATCAAAAAGCTACCTACGGATTATTAGAAGTTCCAGCAGATTTAGCAATTGTAGTAGGTGGCTATAATAGCTCCAATACTTCACACCTTGTCGAGCTTTGCGAAGAAGTTTTACCTACATATTTTATAAAATCTGAAGAGGAAATATTTTCAAAAGATTTGATTAGACATTTCAACTATAATGACAAGTCTATACTAGAAACGGCTAATTTCTTACCACAAAAAGATAAGCTAAAAATTATTCTTACATCAGGAGCATCATGTCCAGATGCGGTTGTTGATAGAGTTTTGCAAAAGCTATTATCTTATTTTGAAAATAAAAAATCAATAGAAGAAGTCTTGGCAGATATTAGCCAATCATAG
- the cmk gene encoding (d)CMP kinase yields MKQINIAIDGHSSCGKSTLAKQLSKHFSYIYVDTGAMYRAVCLYALKHDIMKDGVIDESTLINSLDNMSVSFHYNDQKSVSETFLNGENVENEIRSLWISENVSQISKIRAVREKMVAIQQSIGKNKGVVMDGRDIGSIVFPDAELKLFITASVDERARRRSLELKDASLEDIKKNLQSRDYDDSTREENPLLIMEDAIEIDNTNMSIKEQFDLALSYCEKAMIG; encoded by the coding sequence ATGAAACAGATAAATATTGCTATTGATGGGCATTCTTCGTGCGGAAAAAGCACTTTAGCTAAACAGCTTTCAAAACACTTTTCATATATTTATGTAGATACTGGAGCTATGTATAGGGCGGTATGTCTTTATGCTCTAAAACATGATATTATGAAAGATGGTGTTATTGACGAATCGACTCTTATTAACTCTTTAGATAATATGAGTGTATCTTTTCATTATAATGATCAAAAATCAGTATCTGAAACATTTTTGAATGGTGAGAATGTAGAAAATGAGATTCGTAGTTTATGGATTTCTGAAAATGTCAGTCAGATTAGCAAAATCAGAGCGGTTCGTGAAAAAATGGTTGCTATTCAACAAAGTATTGGCAAAAATAAAGGCGTTGTGATGGATGGTAGAGATATTGGTTCTATAGTATTTCCAGATGCAGAACTGAAACTATTTATTACGGCTTCTGTTGATGAACGTGCTAGAAGAAGATCTTTAGAGCTTAAAGATGCTAGTCTTGAGGATATTAAAAAGAACCTTCAGAGTAGAGATTATGACGACAGTACAAGAGAAGAAAATCCTCTCTTAATAATGGAAGACGCCATAGAAATAGACAATACTAACATGAGTATTAAGGAGCAATTTGATTTAGCTCTTAGCTATTGTGAAAAAGCTATGATTGGCTAA
- the porQ gene encoding type IX secretion system protein PorQ, with protein sequence MKFISLFLFFAINLSFVIAQNSSSAFQALDLPLSARHAVLNEPVSLYSNDIESGIFNPAMLNASMEKQFSLNFVDYFSDINFVSAAYAFTLKDFGTLGVSVKSIGYGEFEETNYTSEVLGTFGANDQIISFGLGKELSQRWVVGASIKTLFSNLQNYQSIAIGSDLALAYKKEDKNFTMSFLARNYGKQISTYASTKEQLPFQLDFGVSKRLEHLPFLFSLNYKNIQKWDLTSEDEVNSTSLNGTEVLEEFGFANKLFRHIDVGGELHIGKNIQLRMGYNPKRRQELKVDSYLGMVGFSWGLGVKISHFTINYGRSTYHLHGSPNYFSFSTDFSKFYKQQ encoded by the coding sequence ATGAAATTCATTAGTCTATTTCTTTTTTTTGCGATTAATCTTTCATTCGTAATAGCTCAAAATTCATCTTCAGCTTTTCAAGCTTTAGACTTACCTCTTTCTGCTCGCCATGCTGTATTAAACGAGCCTGTTTCTTTATATTCAAATGATATAGAGTCAGGGATATTCAATCCAGCTATGTTGAATGCAAGTATGGAAAAGCAATTTTCATTGAATTTTGTCGATTACTTCTCTGATATAAATTTTGTTTCTGCTGCTTATGCCTTTACTCTTAAAGATTTTGGAACTTTGGGTGTATCTGTAAAATCTATTGGCTATGGTGAATTTGAAGAAACTAACTACACCTCTGAGGTGTTAGGTACATTTGGTGCGAACGATCAAATTATATCCTTTGGCTTAGGTAAAGAATTAAGCCAGAGATGGGTTGTGGGAGCATCTATAAAAACATTATTTTCTAATCTTCAAAATTATCAGTCTATCGCTATTGGAAGTGATTTAGCTCTGGCTTATAAAAAAGAAGATAAGAACTTTACTATGTCTTTTTTAGCAAGGAATTATGGTAAGCAGATAAGTACTTATGCAAGTACTAAAGAACAGCTACCTTTTCAATTGGATTTTGGTGTTTCAAAACGATTAGAACACTTACCATTCCTTTTTTCGTTGAACTATAAGAATATTCAAAAATGGGACTTGACTTCTGAGGATGAAGTTAACAGTACAAGCCTTAATGGAACCGAGGTTTTGGAAGAATTTGGCTTTGCCAATAAACTTTTTAGACACATTGATGTAGGTGGTGAACTACATATTGGCAAAAATATTCAACTTAGAATGGGATATAACCCCAAGAGGAGGCAAGAGCTTAAAGTTGATTCTTATCTAGGAATGGTTGGATTTTCTTGGGGTTTAGGTGTCAAGATTTCTCATTTCACAATTAATTACGGAAGATCAACTTATCACTTGCATGGTTCACCAAATTACTTTTCCTTTAGCACAGATTTTTCCAAGTTCTATAAACAACAATGA
- a CDS encoding DUF3575 domain-containing protein, giving the protein MKKITLILCLSMASTFVFSQDVLVKVSPFHFLDGTIYATYERALNNNNSFALSGGYRLSDNGDEYGWMGELQLRKYVFKPMINSSSESSLAGVYVGLYGNGKYFVETYTNHFHYNDVYTEHNYEYDVKQIEGGVLMGIQILFSEKLSLDFFAGGGLRSSEFDHKSINLEFFHLKEATQVLCRK; this is encoded by the coding sequence ATGAAAAAAATTACTCTTATTCTATGCCTATCTATGGCATCTACTTTTGTTTTCTCACAAGATGTTTTAGTAAAAGTCAGTCCTTTTCACTTTCTTGATGGAACCATCTATGCTACTTATGAAAGAGCATTAAATAATAACAATTCGTTTGCCCTATCAGGGGGGTACAGACTTTCTGACAACGGTGATGAGTATGGTTGGATGGGTGAATTACAACTCAGAAAATATGTTTTTAAACCAATGATAAATAGCTCAAGCGAGTCTAGTTTAGCCGGTGTTTATGTTGGTTTATATGGAAATGGAAAATATTTTGTAGAGACTTATACAAATCACTTTCACTATAATGATGTTTACACTGAACATAATTATGAATACGATGTTAAACAAATTGAAGGTGGGGTGTTAATGGGTATTCAGATATTATTCTCAGAAAAACTATCATTAGACTTTTTTGCTGGAGGTGGTTTACGTAGCTCTGAGTTTGACCATAAGTCAATAAATTTAGAATTTTTTCACCTGAAAGAGGCTACACAGGTATTGTGCCGAAAATAG
- the lon gene encoding endopeptidase La, whose protein sequence is MKKDMFIDTFAGANFDDESDFFPLLSSVDEEKINKEDVPDSLAILPLRNTVLFPGVIIPITVGRDKSVKLIKEVYKGSKTIGVVSQKKSDVEDPTFKDLNTIGTVAHIMKMLRMPDGNITVIIQGRKLIELKEMIQEEPYMKATVSELSEEKPEKGDEQFIALVDSIKDIALRIVKESPNIPSEAQLAIQNIESPSYLVNFVCSNMDVDMNKKQELLQIFNLKSRSEKTLEIISKELQRLEMKNEIQHKVKHDLDQQQREYFLNQQLKAIQEELGGSADQEIEEMRSRANAKKWNKEVSENFDKEIKKLQRMNPAMADYSVQRAYLDLFLDLPWNEYTKDNFDLDKAKKILDRDHFGLEKVKERILEHLAVLKLKGDMKAPILCLYGPPGVGKTSLGKSIAEALGRKYERVSLGGLRDESEIRGHRKTYIGAMPGRIIKSIKKANSSNPVFVLDEIDKITRDSHGDPSSAMLEVLDPEQNSSFHDNYLEVGYDLSKVMFVATANSLSSIQPALRDRMEIIEINGYTIEEKVQIAKKHLLPKQLKEHGLKSSDLKLSNKVFESVVDGYTRESGVRGLDKMVAKLVRYAAKSIAMEQEYNVTLNASDLKEILGAASFDKERQLSNDIPGVVTGLAWTAVGGDILFIESSKSPGKGKMSITGNLGNVMKESSTIAMQYIKSHAKELGINPEELNTHDIHLHVPEGATPKDGPSAGITMLTALVSLFTGRKVKAKLAMTGEITLRGKVLAVGGIKEKILAAKRAGVREIILCEQNKKDVDEINERYLKGLKFHYVSKMNDVIDLALI, encoded by the coding sequence ATGAAAAAAGACATGTTTATAGATACTTTCGCTGGAGCAAATTTTGATGATGAATCGGATTTTTTTCCTCTTTTAAGTAGTGTAGATGAAGAAAAAATTAATAAGGAAGATGTTCCAGATTCTTTAGCGATTCTACCTTTAAGAAATACAGTGCTTTTTCCAGGTGTTATAATTCCAATCACTGTAGGAAGAGATAAATCTGTTAAGCTTATCAAGGAAGTGTATAAAGGCTCTAAAACCATAGGTGTCGTGTCTCAAAAAAAATCGGACGTAGAAGACCCTACATTTAAGGATTTGAATACTATAGGCACTGTAGCACATATTATGAAAATGCTAAGAATGCCTGATGGAAATATCACGGTTATCATTCAAGGTAGAAAGTTGATAGAGCTTAAAGAAATGATTCAGGAAGAGCCTTATATGAAAGCAACAGTTTCTGAACTTTCAGAGGAAAAACCAGAAAAAGGAGATGAGCAATTCATTGCGCTTGTTGATTCTATTAAGGACATTGCTTTGCGAATAGTTAAAGAGTCTCCTAATATACCCTCAGAAGCTCAGCTTGCTATTCAAAATATCGAATCGCCATCTTATTTAGTCAATTTCGTCTGCTCCAATATGGATGTAGATATGAATAAAAAACAGGAACTTCTTCAGATATTTAATTTAAAAAGCCGTTCAGAAAAAACTCTTGAAATAATAAGCAAAGAGTTACAACGCCTTGAGATGAAAAATGAAATTCAACACAAGGTAAAGCATGATTTAGATCAACAGCAAAGAGAGTATTTTTTGAATCAACAGCTTAAAGCTATCCAAGAAGAATTAGGTGGATCTGCAGATCAAGAAATTGAGGAAATGCGCTCAAGGGCAAATGCTAAAAAATGGAATAAAGAAGTTTCTGAAAATTTTGATAAAGAAATCAAAAAGTTACAGCGTATGAATCCTGCTATGGCTGACTATTCCGTACAGCGTGCATATTTGGATTTATTCCTTGATTTACCATGGAATGAATACACAAAGGATAATTTTGATTTAGATAAAGCAAAAAAGATTCTAGATAGAGATCATTTTGGTTTGGAAAAAGTCAAAGAACGTATTCTGGAGCATTTAGCAGTACTTAAGCTCAAAGGAGATATGAAAGCTCCTATATTGTGTTTGTATGGCCCTCCGGGTGTAGGTAAAACCTCTTTAGGAAAATCTATCGCTGAAGCACTAGGGAGAAAATACGAACGTGTATCCTTAGGTGGTTTACGTGATGAATCTGAGATCAGAGGTCATCGTAAAACATATATTGGAGCAATGCCTGGTAGGATTATTAAGTCCATCAAAAAAGCCAATTCTTCAAACCCAGTATTTGTGTTGGACGAAATCGACAAGATAACAAGAGATTCGCATGGTGACCCTTCATCTGCTATGCTTGAAGTATTGGATCCAGAACAAAATAGTTCTTTTCATGATAATTATTTAGAAGTAGGTTATGACTTATCAAAAGTTATGTTTGTTGCAACAGCAAACTCTTTGTCTAGTATACAGCCTGCCTTGCGAGATAGAATGGAAATTATAGAAATTAATGGATATACGATAGAAGAGAAAGTCCAAATCGCAAAAAAACACTTATTACCAAAACAACTTAAAGAACATGGATTAAAATCCTCTGATTTAAAGTTGTCTAACAAAGTCTTTGAATCTGTAGTCGATGGTTATACTAGAGAGTCTGGTGTTAGAGGATTAGATAAAATGGTTGCTAAGTTGGTGCGTTATGCTGCTAAGTCTATCGCTATGGAGCAAGAATATAATGTGACTCTTAACGCCTCCGATTTAAAAGAAATATTAGGCGCAGCATCTTTTGACAAAGAACGCCAATTGAGTAATGATATTCCTGGTGTCGTTACTGGCTTAGCTTGGACTGCTGTTGGAGGAGATATTTTATTTATTGAAAGCAGCAAAAGTCCAGGTAAGGGTAAGATGAGCATTACAGGTAATTTGGGCAACGTCATGAAGGAATCTTCTACAATTGCTATGCAGTATATCAAATCTCACGCAAAAGAGCTTGGGATTAATCCAGAAGAGTTAAATACACATGATATTCATTTGCATGTCCCTGAAGGTGCTACACCAAAAGATGGTCCATCTGCTGGTATCACCATGCTGACGGCTTTAGTGTCTTTATTTACTGGTAGAAAGGTCAAAGCTAAATTAGCCATGACAGGAGAAATTACTTTAAGAGGCAAAGTTTTGGCAGTAGGAGGGATTAAAGAAAAAATCTTGGCAGCTAAAAGAGCAGGTGTTAGAGAAATTATACTTTGTGAGCAAAATAAGAAAGATGTTGATGAAATTAACGAACGTTATCTTAAAGGATTAAAGTTTCACTATGTAAGTAAAATGAATGATGTTATTGATTTAGCACTTATCTAA